GGGAGCCTCGGGCCCCGTCGCGTTCGACGAGAACGGGGACGTGGTCCAGTACCCGAGACTGTTCATCGTCCACCACGGCCATGCGGAGCCGTACGACCGATTCGTCGAGGAGGGCGGCACGCTGCCGCTCCCGGCGACGAACTGAGGACGCCGTGACCGCAGAGCGCGCAGGCCGGCCCCACCTGACCGTCGTGATCCCTGCGTACAATGAGGAGCGTCGCATCGCGGGAACGCTGGCGAGGATCGCCGCCTACGTGGAGAAGGCGGGGCTGACCGAGGAAATCCTCGTGGTGGACGACGGCTCGTCGGACGCCACCGCGGGCATCGCCTCGGATGTCCTGAGGGGACGCCGGGGCCGGGTCCTGAGGAGCGACGAGAACCGCGGGAAAGGGCATGCCGTGCGGCGCGGTGTCGTCGAGGCCGCGGGCCGCTGGGTCCTGCTCACCGACGCCGACCTCTCGGCCCCCATAGAGGAGCACGCGACCCTGGCCGACGCTGTGCGGGAGCGCGACCTCGACGTCGCGATCGGTTCGCGCGCCCTCTCGGGCTCGCGCGTCGAAGTTCGCCAGAGCGCGGTGCGGCAGGCCATGGGGAGGACCTTCAACCGGATCATCCGTCTGATGACGGGCCTCCCGTATCGCGACACGCAGTGCGGATTCAAGCTCCTGGACCGCGACCGGGTCCGCCCGCTCTTCGAGAAGATGGTGGTCGATCGGTTCGCGTTCGATGTGGAGTTCCTCTACCTGTGCAAGCGGTTCGGCCTCAAGGTGCGGGAGGTTCCGGTGGTCTGGCGGAATTCCCCGGGCTCGAAGGTGAGCCTCCTCGGCGACCCGATCAACATGATCTTCGATGTGGCCCGGGTGCGTTGGCGGTTCCGGAGAGGGCTGTACAACCCGGAGGTCCCGGCTGAGGGGCGCGGTGGAGGCGGAGGCGAGGCGTGAGGCTGGGCGCCGTCCGCGACGGGCGTCGGCCGAGGCGAGCCGGTCCGCTGGTAAGGTCGCGCGGGAGGTCGTAGTCTGGGCCCGATGAGCGCCGGTCTCTTCCTCTTCGCGCCGATCCTCGACGCGCCGTTCCTACGCGAGCTCGAACGCCGCCTTGAGGAAGGCAGAGGCGGCGTGGCTCTCGAGGGGCTGGTGGAGGGCGCCAGAGCCCTCGTCCTGACGCTCATCGCTGAGCGGACCCGGCGCCGGATCCTGCTCGTCGTCCCCGACGATACCGCGCTGGAATCCTGGCACCGCGACCTCGCCGCGTTCGCCTCCATCGTGGGACGCGACCCTCGCCGCATCGCCGTCCTCCCGGCGATGGACGCCGATCCTTACAACGGCATCCCGGCGCATCCCGAGATCATCCATGAGCGCGTCGTCGCGCTCCGGCGGCTCGCGCGCGGCGACGCGGACCTCGTACTCTGCCCCGCTCGCGGGCTCCTCGCGCGACTTCCGTCGCCCGAGGAGCTGGCGTCCCGGACCCGCGTGGTACGGAAAGGAGATAGCCTCCCTCCCGACCGTTTTGTCCTCGACGCGATGGCGTCGGGCTACCGCCGCGTGGACACCGTGAGCGCCCCCGGAGAGGTTTCGCGACGGGGCGGGATCGTGGACATCTTCCCGACTGGAGCCGACGAGCCGATCCGGATCGAGCTGTTCGGCGACGCGGTAGACTCGCTCCGTTCGTTCGACACGGACCACCAGAGGTCCACGGGCCTCGTCGAGGAGGCGTTGATCGCTCCGGCGGCGGAGAGCGCCGCGGGCGACGACGCCCTGGAGCGCCTCGCCCGCTACCTCGAGGACGGGACGGCGAGGGCGAGAAGGGAGGACGGCCCGGTCCGGGAGTTTCGCGAGCGCCTGGACGCGCTGCGGGCCGAGGGATGCCTGCCCGGCCTCGAGGCGCTGGCGTCGCTCACCGCCGCGCGGCCGGTCCTCCTCTTCGAGCACGCCACCGGGATGCTCCTCGCGGTAGACGAGCCCGCGCGAGTCGAGGAGGAGCTGGCGCGGGCGGGCCACGACGCCCGCTCGGCCTACGAGCAGAGCGGGGACCGGATCCTGCCGCCCCCGGACCGGCTCTACGCCCGCCCGGTGGAAGTGCGCGATCGCCTGCGCTCGGCGGAGCTGTTCTTCCACGAGCTCGCCGGGGAGCCGCCGCCGGGCGTCTCGGTCTCGCTGACCGCAGCGTCGCGCCCGGCGCCGAGCTACTCCGGCCGGGTCGCCGACCTGGCCCGGAGCGTCGGCGCGGAGCGGGGGGCCGGCACGAGGACCCTCTGCGTCATGCGAGCGCCGGGAAGCGCCGGGCGCCTCGCCGAGATCCTGACCGAATACGGGCACGCCCCGGCGCTCCTGTCCGCGGCGGACCGGCTCGAGCCGGATTCGGGGGAACCGGGCGGGCTCTACGTCCTGACTGGCGGTCTGAGGACGGGTTTTGAGCTCCCGGAGCAGAAGATCGTCGTCCTGTCGGAGCGCGAGGTCTTCGGCGACGAGCCGAGGGCCCCCGAGCGGAAGGGCCGGGGACGCGCCGCGTTCCTCTCGGATTTCCGCGATCTCAAGGTCGGGAGCCTCGTGGTCCACGTGGACCACGGAATTGCCCGGTACGCCGGGTTGGGCCGGCCGAAAGGCGGAAGCCTGAACAGGGACTTCATGCTGCTCGAGTTCGCGGCGGGCGACCGGCTCTTCGTCCCGACCGACCGCCTCGACCTCGTCCAGAAGTACAGCGGCGTCGCCGGGCACCGCCCGCATCTGGACCGCCTCGGGGGACCCGGCTGGGACCGGATCAAGTCCCGCGTGAGGAAGTCGGTCGTGTCGATGGCGAAGGACTTGCTCGATCTCTACGCGAAGCGCAGGACCGCGGAGGGGAACGCGTTCTCCTCGGACACGCCCTGGCAAGCGGAGCTGGAGGCGGCGTTTCCGTATGAGCTGACCCCGGACCAGGAGCGCGCGATCCGGGACGTGAAGCAGGACATGGAGTCGCCGCGGCCGATGGATCGGCTGTTGGTAGGAGACGTGGGTTTCGGCAAGACCGAGATCGCGGTGCGCGCGGCCTTCAAGGCGGTGCTCGACGGATTCCAAGTCGCGGTTCTGGCCCCGACCACCGTGCTGGCGGCGCAGCACTTCGGCACGTTCCGGGACCGGTTCGCGCCGTTTCCGCTCCGCGTCGAGATGGTCTCGCGCTTCCGCTCCCCAGCGGAGGTCAAGGAGGTGCTCCTCATGGTCGAGCGGGGAGAGGTGGACGTCCTGATCGGGACGCACCGCATGCTCTCCCGCGACGTGCGCTTTCGCAAGCTCGGCCTCCTCGTCGTGGACGAGGAGCAGCGCTTCGGGGTCGCCCACAAGGAGCGGGTGAAGAGTCTCGCCCTTGGGATCGACGTGCTGGCGATGACCGCGACACCGATCCCTCGCACGCTCCAGATGTCCCTGGCCGGCGTGCGCGACCTGTCGGTCATCGAGACGCCGCCGCCGGGACGCTCCGCGATCCAGACCTACCTGGTCCCGTTCCGAAAGAGCGTGATCGCCCAGGCGATCCGGCAGGAGCTGCGGCGGAACGGCCAGGTGTTCGTGGTGCACGATCGCGTCGAGACGCTCCCGGCGATGGCTCGCGCGGTGCGCGAGATGGCTCCGGAGGCGCGGCTGGTGGTGGCGCATGGACAGATGGCGGAGCGGGAGCTCGAGCGGGCGATGCTCCGGTTCGTGAGCCGCGAGGCGGACATCCTGGTCACCACCACGATCATCGAGAACGGCCTCGACATCCCCAGCGCCAACACGATCGTGGTCAATCGCGCGGACCGATTCGGCCTCGCCCAGCTCTACCAGCTCCGCGGAAGAGTCGGCCGGAGCGAGCACCACGCCTACGCCTACTTCATCATCCCCGGGCGGCACGCGCTCTCGGACACCGCGCGCAAGAGGCTCAAGGCGCTCCAGGAGTTCAGCGAGCTGGGGGCGGGGTTCCGGCTCGCCGCGGCCGACCTCGAGATCCGCGGGGCGGGGGAGTTCCTGGGATCGAGGCAGCACGGCCACATCGCCGCCCTCGGATTCGACCTGTACGCGCAGCTCCTCGAGGGAGCGGTCCGGGAGCTTCGGGGAGAGCGGATCGAGGAGCGCGTCCCCGCGAGCCTCCACCTCGGCGTGGACATCAAGGTTCCCGAGAGCTACATGCCCGACGTCGGGGATCGGCTCGTGCTCTACAAGCGGCTGGCTTCGGCGCGCGACGGCGCCGAGGTGGATCGGCTCCAGGCCGACATCGAGGACCGGTATGGGCACCTCCCACCTCCGGCGGTCAACCTGTTCGACCTCGGCCGCCTCAGGCTCGCCGCGGAGGCCGCGGGGGTCCGGAGCGTCGACGTGGCCGACGGGCGGCTCCAGATCCGCCTCCGCGAGAAGGCGACCCTGGAGCCTCGCCGCATCGTCGAGATGCTCGCCCGGGAGCGCGGCATGCTGACCCCGTCGGGGATCATGGTCCTGCCGGCTCCCGAGCGCGCGGGGGAGCGGATTCGCACGGTGCGCGAAGTTCTGGAGCGCCTGGCGGGCGAAACCGCGGCCTGAGCGGCACCGCGCCCTGGAACGGCCGGCTTCTCGCAGTCTATACTCCACCCCCGCTGCCTTTCCGGAGAAACCACGGTGACGAACGTCTGGCGCCCGGCGCCGCAGAGGACGGCCGCGACGCGGATCCCGCTACTCCTCGTGGCGGCGTTCCTCGGGCTGCCGGGCTGCGCCCCTGCACCGCCGCCTGACCCGTCGCGGAAGCCGGTGGCGATCCTCGACGGCAAGGCCCTGACGGTGGCCGATCTCGACGAATATCTCAGGGACAATCTGGCCGAAGAGGGCAACGGCGAGCGTTCCGCCGCGGACGACCTGGACCGGGTCAAGAGCCGGCTCTACGACAACTTCATCGACGAGGAAGTGCTCCTGGCCGAGGCCCGCCGCACGGGGATTCGGGTAACTCCGGAGGAGCTGAGGTCGTACCTCGAATCCGGAGCCGAGGGCTCGCCCGGCGCATCGGCACCGGCGGAGGAAGACCGGAAACTGGCGGTCCGGGATCTCACGATCCAGAAGCTGCGGGAAGCGAGCGCGCTACTTCGGGCGAAGGTGGCCCCGTCCGACGTCGACGGGTACCTCGCGCGGAACCGCGAGGCTCTCCGAGCGCGGCCGCAGGTCGTGCTCCGGTCGTTCGCTCTGGCGTCCCCAGACGACGCGGAGCGCCGGCGCCGCAAGATCCTCTCCATGAAGCGCAAGCTCGACCGGGCCGCGGCGTCGGGGGAGGACCTCGGACCCGACGGAGGCCAGCTCCAGGAGGCCCCTCTAGAGTCCCTGCCCGACGAGGTCAGGAACGCCCTGGCGAAGCTCGAGCCGGGTCAGGTGAGCCCCGTGGTCATCCTGGAAGGAGCCCCGTATCTCTTCTACTACCAGTCGGGGCCGACGGAGCGCCAGGACAGCGAGGAGGTGCTTCGGTCCCGTGCCGAGGAAGCTCTTCGGCAAGCCAGGGTGGCGGAAGGGTCGACGCAGCTCCTCGAGGCGCTCAGGCGCAAGGCGAGGATCGAGCTCCACCCGGAGAACCTCCCGTTCCGGTACGTGCCGGAGGACGTGCGGCCCTCCGCTGCGGCTGGCGCTCCCGGCCCGGGCGGACAACACTGAGAGTCGAGGGCAGACGGAGGTGGGAGCATGACAGGACCGATCCGGGCGGGAGCCGGAATCTTCCTTGCGGTCCTGGCGGGATCGCTCGGGACGGGCATCGCTCGCGGCGAGGTCGTCGAGGAGATCGTCGCGAAGGTCAACGACGACATCATCACCCGGTCGGACCTTCAGGACTCGGAGCAGGAGCTGCTCTCGGACCTTTACCGCCAGTACACGGGAAAGGAACTGGACGACCGGGTGAAGACGGCGAAGGCCGGGCTCCTGATCAATCTCATCGACCGGAAGATCCTCCTCCACCGCGCCCAGCGGCTCTTCGACATGGACAAGATGGGCGACAACCTCCTGTCGAACTTCCGCGAGGACCGGAAGATCAAGAGCGATGACGAGCTCAAGAAGATGCTCGACCAGGACCACATGACGATCGCCGATCTGAAGAAGAAACTCGTGGAGTGGACCGCGCCCGAGCAGGTGCTCGGGTACGAGGTGAAGGACCGCGTGTCGGTAGGGGACAAGGAAGTCGAGGCGTTCTACACGGAGCATCCCGAGGAATCCGAGGTGCCCGCCGTCGCCACGCTCAGGGAGATCGTCCTCCTGGCCGAGGGAGACAAGAAGCAGGCTCGCCGGGCTGAGGCGGAGCGGTTGCGCGAGCGCGCGGCGGCGCCCGGCGCCGACTTCGAGGCCCTCGCCAGGGAGTTCTCGGAGGCGGGAACCAAGGCGTCCGGCGGCCTGATCGCCGACGTGAAGAAAGGGGAGCTCGCCGCGCAGCTCGAACAGGTCGCGTTCACCCTGGCGCCCGGCCAGGTGAGTCAGGTCCTGGATACTCCTTACGGCTTTCACATCATCAAGGTCGAATCACGAGCTGAGCCGCAGAAGCGATCCCTCGAGGACCTCCGCGCGAATCTGAAGGAAAAGCTCTACAAGGCGAGGTTCGAGCAGGCCTACAACGACTTCATGAAGAAGGCCCGCAAGGAAGCCGAGATCTGGGTGTCGCCGAAGTACCAGAGCCGGATCGCTCCGGGAGCGCTCGAGCCGTGACCCCGCCGGTTGTCCTGCTTCGACGCAGGACGATCGGGTTGCACCGCCAGCCTCTTGGTGTTATCTCTTACTGCGAAGCGTACGACAGACAGCGGGGTGAGAGCCCCGCTCCCGCACCAGCGCCAGGTCGGAGAGTTCCCATCGTTCGAAGATCGGCCTCGGGCCGGCGAGGCGCGGGTGCCATGGGTCCCCGGAAGAAGAAGGCGATCCCACGCCTCTTACTCCCGGGGAGGCAGGCGACGACAGGTCCGGTCCCGGGAGGATCGAGATGGTCAACCGGAAGCTCGTCAGGCCGAATCT
This Terriglobia bacterium DNA region includes the following protein-coding sequences:
- a CDS encoding glycosyltransferase family 2 protein: MTAERAGRPHLTVVIPAYNEERRIAGTLARIAAYVEKAGLTEEILVVDDGSSDATAGIASDVLRGRRGRVLRSDENRGKGHAVRRGVVEAAGRWVLLTDADLSAPIEEHATLADAVRERDLDVAIGSRALSGSRVEVRQSAVRQAMGRTFNRIIRLMTGLPYRDTQCGFKLLDRDRVRPLFEKMVVDRFAFDVEFLYLCKRFGLKVREVPVVWRNSPGSKVSLLGDPINMIFDVARVRWRFRRGLYNPEVPAEGRGGGGGEA
- the mfd gene encoding transcription-repair coupling factor; the encoded protein is MSAGLFLFAPILDAPFLRELERRLEEGRGGVALEGLVEGARALVLTLIAERTRRRILLVVPDDTALESWHRDLAAFASIVGRDPRRIAVLPAMDADPYNGIPAHPEIIHERVVALRRLARGDADLVLCPARGLLARLPSPEELASRTRVVRKGDSLPPDRFVLDAMASGYRRVDTVSAPGEVSRRGGIVDIFPTGADEPIRIELFGDAVDSLRSFDTDHQRSTGLVEEALIAPAAESAAGDDALERLARYLEDGTARARREDGPVREFRERLDALRAEGCLPGLEALASLTAARPVLLFEHATGMLLAVDEPARVEEELARAGHDARSAYEQSGDRILPPPDRLYARPVEVRDRLRSAELFFHELAGEPPPGVSVSLTAASRPAPSYSGRVADLARSVGAERGAGTRTLCVMRAPGSAGRLAEILTEYGHAPALLSAADRLEPDSGEPGGLYVLTGGLRTGFELPEQKIVVLSEREVFGDEPRAPERKGRGRAAFLSDFRDLKVGSLVVHVDHGIARYAGLGRPKGGSLNRDFMLLEFAAGDRLFVPTDRLDLVQKYSGVAGHRPHLDRLGGPGWDRIKSRVRKSVVSMAKDLLDLYAKRRTAEGNAFSSDTPWQAELEAAFPYELTPDQERAIRDVKQDMESPRPMDRLLVGDVGFGKTEIAVRAAFKAVLDGFQVAVLAPTTVLAAQHFGTFRDRFAPFPLRVEMVSRFRSPAEVKEVLLMVERGEVDVLIGTHRMLSRDVRFRKLGLLVVDEEQRFGVAHKERVKSLALGIDVLAMTATPIPRTLQMSLAGVRDLSVIETPPPGRSAIQTYLVPFRKSVIAQAIRQELRRNGQVFVVHDRVETLPAMARAVREMAPEARLVVAHGQMAERELERAMLRFVSREADILVTTTIIENGLDIPSANTIVVNRADRFGLAQLYQLRGRVGRSEHHAYAYFIIPGRHALSDTARKRLKALQEFSELGAGFRLAAADLEIRGAGEFLGSRQHGHIAALGFDLYAQLLEGAVRELRGERIEERVPASLHLGVDIKVPESYMPDVGDRLVLYKRLASARDGAEVDRLQADIEDRYGHLPPPAVNLFDLGRLRLAAEAAGVRSVDVADGRLQIRLREKATLEPRRIVEMLARERGMLTPSGIMVLPAPERAGERIRTVREVLERLAGETAA
- a CDS encoding peptidyl-prolyl cis-trans isomerase — protein: MTNVWRPAPQRTAATRIPLLLVAAFLGLPGCAPAPPPDPSRKPVAILDGKALTVADLDEYLRDNLAEEGNGERSAADDLDRVKSRLYDNFIDEEVLLAEARRTGIRVTPEELRSYLESGAEGSPGASAPAEEDRKLAVRDLTIQKLREASALLRAKVAPSDVDGYLARNREALRARPQVVLRSFALASPDDAERRRRKILSMKRKLDRAAASGEDLGPDGGQLQEAPLESLPDEVRNALAKLEPGQVSPVVILEGAPYLFYYQSGPTERQDSEEVLRSRAEEALRQARVAEGSTQLLEALRRKARIELHPENLPFRYVPEDVRPSAAAGAPGPGGQH
- a CDS encoding peptidylprolyl isomerase, with protein sequence MTGPIRAGAGIFLAVLAGSLGTGIARGEVVEEIVAKVNDDIITRSDLQDSEQELLSDLYRQYTGKELDDRVKTAKAGLLINLIDRKILLHRAQRLFDMDKMGDNLLSNFREDRKIKSDDELKKMLDQDHMTIADLKKKLVEWTAPEQVLGYEVKDRVSVGDKEVEAFYTEHPEESEVPAVATLREIVLLAEGDKKQARRAEAERLRERAAAPGADFEALAREFSEAGTKASGGLIADVKKGELAAQLEQVAFTLAPGQVSQVLDTPYGFHIIKVESRAEPQKRSLEDLRANLKEKLYKARFEQAYNDFMKKARKEAEIWVSPKYQSRIAPGALEP